One segment of Anguilla anguilla isolate fAngAng1 chromosome 1, fAngAng1.pri, whole genome shotgun sequence DNA contains the following:
- the LOC118215359 gene encoding membrane-spanning 4-domains subfamily A member 4A-like isoform X3: MASSAASGFVVVTQVYPQQSGPTAPAFCTTSHVSSALGKFLKGHPKALGTVQIMIGDLIIIFGIVMSVIADSIGFYSGIVFWGALIYMSAGALTMAANDKLNKCRVRGALGMNIISTITAGIAIIIFSLDFGIMMSYDCSDSEKSYPYYNCRRVHHTTASQWMTGVLLVFSILEFIISICVSAFACRAVCDCSTEQVLYMAPTSNQVASENLSTAPNTYEMTISVRLCEGVRTQEQSQKNCRSPKWKENKTLLTRGKQKGTKGNKEPRRATFNNEGKLQNAETKKIQKIQKH; the protein is encoded by the exons AGTGGTCCTACTGCACCAGCTTTCTGCACTACCTCACATGTTTCCTCTGCGTTGGGAAAGTTTCTGAAAGGACATCCAAAGGCACTGGGG ACAGTGCAAATAATGATTGGAGATCTGATCATAATATTTGGCATCGTAATGTCCGTCATTGCTGACAGCATTGGTTTTTACTCTGGGATTGTTTTCTGGGGAGCGCTTATT TACATGTCCGCAGGAGCTCTGACTATGGCTGCGAACGACAAACTGAACAAATGCCGG gtgagaGGAGCACTTGGGATGAACATCATCAGCACCATCACTGCTGGCATTGCAATAATCATTTTCTCTCTGGACTTTGGTATTATGATGAGTTATGACTGCTCTGATAGTGAGAAGTCATATCCCTACTACAATTGTCGAAGGGTTCATCATACG accGCGTCACAGTGGATGACAggagtgctgctggttttctccaTCCTGGAGTTCATCATCTCCATCTGTGTGTCAGCATTCGcctgcagagcagtgtgtgactgCTCCACAGAG caaGTTTTATATATGGCACCCACAAGCAATCAAGTTGCATCAGAAAATCTCAGCACAGCACCAAATACTTATGAG aTGACAATTTCTGTCAGGTTGTGCGAAGGGGTTCGGACCCAAGAGCAGAGCCAAAAAAATTGCAGAAGTCCAAAATGGAAGGAGaacaagactttactaacaagggggaaacaaaagggaacaaaagggaacaaagaGCCTCGCAGGGCGACCTTCAACAACGAAGGAAAACTACAGAAcgcagaaacaaagaaaatccagaaaatacaaaaacactaG